In Hallerella porci, the sequence GCAAAGACAGTCCTACAAGAGAACCTTGAAGAAGGTCCATCGTGACCAGCGTTTTCGCAATCACCCGAAGAACGCCAAGAAGGCGCGCAAGGCAGATCGCAGGCAGAAGACAATCGCGGGACGGCTCGTCCGTGAATTAGAGCGAAATCTCGCCAGCAAGAACTTGTTGAACACGCACAAAGAAAAAATCGAGCTTTTCAAAAAAGTTCTGGAGCAGAAGAGGTGCGACAAGAACAAAATCTATTCGCTACACGAACCCGAAGTAAAATGCATCGGCAAGGGCAAGGAATACAAGAAATACGAGTTCGGCAACAAGGTGTCAATCGCCCGGAGCTACAGCGGCATCATTGTCGGCGCGGTCTCGTTCAGGGACGAGTATGACGGACATACGATAGACGATACGCTTGACCATGTCGAACAAATGCTTGGATTCAGGCCGAGCCAGGCCGCATGCGACCGAGGCTACCGCGGACAAAAGGAATCCGGAACGACAAAGATCGTGATACCGGACGTCCCGAAGAAAAACGCGACTTACTACCAGAAGGAAAAGGCTCACAAGCTTTTTTGCAAGAGGGCAGGCATCGAGCCTATCAACGGCCACCTGAAAAGCGACCACCGTATGGGTAGAAATTTCTACAAGGGAATCTTTGGCGACATGCTCAATGCAAAGCTTGCAGCAGCGGCGTTCAACTTCAAGAGGGCCATGAGGCGCTTTTTTGTCCTGTTGGAATGGCTATACTGTTTTTGCCTTCTGTGGAACGGAATGAACAAAAAATGCGAACGTCCTTATCTTGCGTTCGCAAAGTGACCTTTTTAAGGGACGACTAAATAATCGACATGCCCGTGTTTTTGAATTAGATATTCGGCAAATTGTTCAAGCGTTTCTTTTTTCGAAATATCGCCGACAAAGTAATCGCCTTTTTGAATATCAATGATTTCAACCGTTGCGCCTTCTCGCTGAAAAGCGTTTGCAATGGCTTTGCCAATTCCTTGTGCGCCACCGGTTACGACTGCGATTTTATTTTGGAAGGTCATAAGATAATATTTCCTTAATGCTTGTTATTTACTAAAACATCCATAATATAATCAAGAACTGCATTGTTTTCTCGGGAAAAACATCACAGTTCATCAATATTCCACTGTTTATTATGTAGATTTCAACCCAGAAATTTCACAGGAAATCGCTTGGAGAAAATAATGAAAAAAAATAGCTATTGCCTTATTTATTTTACTGCAATTTGGCTTTGCACAAGATGAATTTTCACCTTCGACTTATGATTTATATTTTTCTTCGATTCAACTGGATTCTGCTGTAATCGAACAAATGAATTTTTGCGATTCTATAAAATCAAAAAATGGTTCTGCATTAGAATGCGCTTCGAGTGTTTCTTCAATCGAGTACAATTCGTTAGCGGATACTTCTGTTTATATTCTCATTCAAAAAGAAAATGATTTTATGAGTGTTATGCTGACTCGAACTTCGCAAACTTGTGAAGACCCGATTCAAAATGATAAAGCGGTGGGAAATCCAGGCGTTTTAACTTTAAGCGAAGTTTTATTAACTGAACTTTTGCGATTAGAAAATTGGGGAGTTGTTAAAAGTTCAAAAGAGTCTTTAGAAAAATTTTTGCGTCAAGAAATTGAAGCGATGAAATCAAAAGGTAGTTGTGACGATATTGAAGCAACTGAATATACAGAAGGCGTTGGCGCAAATCATATTGTAGGACCCGCTTGCTGTTCTGTCATTCAAAATAAAACGGCAATTTTCCCAATTAAAATTGCTACGCCAAATTTTGGTATTCAAAAAATTGCACAAGGAAAATTTCGCATCGAAGGTGTAAATGCAGGCGTTGAATATAAAGTTTTTGATATGAACGGAAAATTATTGCAGCAAAAAAATCTAAATGGAAATAGCATTCAAGTGCCGCATCAATCTGTGATTTTAGAAATCAATGGAATGCGAAAAGTTTTGAAATAAATTTTCCCGCTTCATTTTTTACACAAGCTTTATCCATTTTAGATTATCTGTTTTAGATAATAATTTTCCCTTTTGCTTCATCAAGAATTTTTTGAACATCGGCGCCGTCGATGTCTAAATTTTCGGCTTTGATAAGTTCAACGTTTGGAATGCCAAATTGCGTCGTGCAAAGTTCTTTAATGTAATCAAAACTAAATCGCGGATCAAAATTCCCGCCCGAAGTGACGACGTAATAAAGTTTTTTCGCTTTGCATAAACCCATCACGCCTTGCGCTCCATATTTACAAACGATTCCAATCGTATAAATATTTTCGATGTAGGTTTTCAAAAGCGCAGGGAACGAAAAATCCCAAAACGGAGCGGCGATTACAATCGTATCGGCGGCGGCAAATTCGCGCGCATATTCAAAGCATTTATCATTTAAATTTCCTTGGGCAATTTGTTCGCCTTCGTAAATGAGCGATTCGCACGAATGCGGTTTCAAATTTAACGCATCGAGTTTTCGTTCTGTAAATTCACCGCCCAATTTTTTTAGCAAATCCAAAGCGAGTTCATTGGTTCTTGAATTTTTTCGCACGCAAGCATTGATATATAAAATCATTTTGAAATTCCTTTTTGAGTTCACATCAAAAATAAGAGAACTCCGTTTTTGAATTTACAAAAATTTATTTGCGCAAAGTTTCCCATTCGCTTTTGAGAATTGCCCACTGCATCGTGTTTTCGTAGCGTGGAGATCCGTCGGCATTTTTGACAAAGCTTACAAATTCTTTGAACAATCCTTCAAAGCGCATACCCAATTTTTTGCAAAGATTTTGACTTGCGGTGTTGTAATCTTCGGTGTAAGCGTAAATGCGACGCGCCCCTTTTTGTGAAAAAAGATAATCGAAAAATGCGTGAGCCGCTTCAAACGCAAAGCCTTTCCCTTGATACGCTTGATTTAACATCCAGCACGGACTGAATGTATCTTTGGGGGAATCTGTATGCGGTTCACCTGATTCGGGATACGCGTCAATTTCGCCAATGACTTTGCCCGAGTCTTTTAACACAATTGCAAAATAATATTCCGTTTCGCTCGTGCGCTTTTGCATTTCTTTTTGCGCATCTTCGAGCGAATTTAACTTCATACTTTGAAAGCAATTTACCGCGGGCTCTTTTAAATATTCCAAAACATCGCTTGCATCGGTCAATACAAACGGGCGTAAAATCAATCGTGCAGTTTCAAGTTTCATTTTGAACGCCTTTTTGGGATGAATGAAAGAAATTAGACTTTAGAGATTTCTAGGTTCAACTTTTAATTTTTCAGTTCCAATTCATCGATTTCATGGAATTCAAATTTTGCGTTTTCCATTTTAAGTTCGATGATATGTCCGCCTTTTTGTTTATCGTTTGAAATAAAATGAAAATGCCAACCGGTTGAATTTAATGAGCTCATAAAATTCGGGCAAAAAAGTCCGACTAAATCGCCGTCTAAATTTTCATAATCAAAAATTGTTTCATCCGTTTTCATCACAACGGCTAAAGGCTTAAAAGGTTTCACTTGTTTGTATTCGCTGCGTACTTTTATTTTTGAAAATGCTCCGCTTAATTTAATCACATAAAATCGATTCATCTTGGGCGAGATGATTTCATTTAATTTTTGAATGAGCGATTCGTAATTTTCAATTTTTGAAATTGCATACGATTTAGAATTTTCAAAAAAAGTCACATTGGCAAATGGGACTGTTTCCTTATCGTCTGCAATTTCAACAGTGCCATTTCCTTTTGCTTTATAAACGATGCCGTCAAGCACAATCATTTCGCCATCGATGGCATCAAACGTGCCAACGCCAAAGTCGCCTTTTTCCTTTAGTTGCTTTACGCTTATAAGTCCATCGTAATCGCCATCTAGCAGGCGGCTCAAAAAAGAAATTTGAAAAAGAGGGAACATTTTTTACTTCACATTATGTTTTGATGTTCGCTTAAGTAAAATTAAATCTCGATAAAGCAAGCGTGTTTGTAAAATTTTCGAATCTTCAATTTGCCTATATTTTCGTTCTTGCTCTTCGCTGCTAAAAATTGGATTTAATCCACATTTTTTATAAAATTCTAACAGCCAATTTTCATTATATGCGTCTACAATTAAATGCCTACATCCCGATTTATTTTCATCGCCAGCAAACCACTGTGCAACAAATTCAATAATTTGAAGTCCAAGATTGTGTCCTGAAAAACGTCGATCAACTCCTAAACGTCCTAACAAAACCGCCGGGTAATTGATTTGATTTTTTGAATGATGAACTTCATAGCCTACCTTTTTTTGTCTTGAATTTGGCAATAATCGGGTAAATATGCTAGCATTTGCAACAGTAAAAGCCGCTGCAATTTGATTCAAATTATCACGCGGACTAAATAAATATGTTTTTCCAAAGAGTTCATCTTGATATTGTAAAGCGTCATTTCTAAAAAATTCATTAATATCTTCACGTCCACAATCAAACGATTGTAAATCACAAGAATATTCCCCTAAAGTTGAAAACGAAAAATCAGAAAGATTCATTTTGCATTCTTTCTTTTTTCTTGATCTATTCTAGAATTTTTTATAATAGAAAGACACCACGCTTCTTTTTGAGCGCTATATTCTGAACCCGCTAAGTGCTTTGAATTATAATTTGATTGATTAACAAAATTCTCAGCAGCATCTTCAGTTAAAATAGGGACTGTGCTAATTGCTAAAGCCATATTCTAAATATAAATAAAGCTTTAACATTTTTCAATAGCTACTTCTATTCCACATCGATGCGTTCAATTTTAAAAATCACGGGGCGCGTGCCGTCATTGCAGCAAGAAATCATGACTTTATCATCATTCATCCAGCCATGCATTATGGCACCGCCTTGCAGCGCGCTGTAAATATAGCGGCTAATCGCATCCCATGCTTCAGAACAAAAAGGCACACCTTTTTCACCACAATGTTTTGTGCCCGGCGACTCTAAAACGCCTTCGTCTGCTTTCCCTGATTTTACAAGGGTTCCTTCGCCCATGTGCCAATAGTCATCGCGTTCATCGTTTCTGTAAAAAATGAATTCATCGCCCACATTGTAGCACGGGCATTTTCCGCTGGTGGGGTTTGCGCAATATTGCTGTTGCAATTCGGGGAATAACTTTTTATCTAAGACAGTGACTTTTACACGATGTTCCATTTTTAATTCCTTTTTTATTTCACATAAAATACGCGGTTTTCTTTTCGCTTTAATGGCTTGGGGGTATCACCTTCGATGTAGCCCAAAGCGCAGTGCCCAATGCCTTCGTATTCGTCTTCGATGCCCAAAGATTTTAAGAAATTTTTTCCCCATTCGGTTTCAAATTCTTCACGGGCGCGGTGAATCCAGCACGACCCTATTCCAAGCGAATGTGCCGCAAGCATCAAATTTCCCATGACTAAACTTCCGTCGTAAACGCGGTTATACCAGTCTTTTTTTGCAAGCACGATGATCATACAGGGCGCTCCATAAAACGGATCAAAGCCTTCATTCCAGCCGCCAATTTTGCGATTCATTTCAGAAATTTCATCGCGGAGTTTTTTATTCGAAACTTGAATCATAATCGTATTTTGTTTGCCTTTTCCGTTGGCAGCAAAAAGGCCTGCTTCAATAATTTGATCCAAAATTTCTTGCGGAATTGCATCCGATTTAAATTTTCGAATGCTTCTGCGTTCTTTGATTTCTTTCAAAACTTCGTTCATAAAAACCTCTTTTTTTGTAAAAGGAATATATAAATTTATCAATTTGATAAATCGATTATTTTGAAAAAGGAAGAAGTGAATTTATTATATTAGTAAAAACATTGGATGCTTTATGATTTTATACCATGGCAGTTATTTGAAAATTGAAACGCCTAAAATTTTACGAAGCAATCGCGCTTTGGATTTTGGCGATGCATTTTATACAACTTCTGATTTAGAACAAGCATCAAAATGGGCAAAAATTTCTGCTAATCGAAATGGAATAAATCAAGCAGTTGTTTCGGTATTTGATTTTGATGATTCAAAACTGCAAAATTTAAAATTTCTGTATTTTGAAAATCCTAATAGCAACTGGTTAAAACTTGTTAGTTCATATCGTTCCAAAAAATTGATCGCCGATGAATTGGATTTAATTATCGGACCTGTTGCAAACGATAGAACCTTTGATGTTATTCAACTTTATTTAGCAGAAATTTACAACGAAGACGAAACGATAAAAAGACTTCTGCCTTTTAAATTAAAAGATCAGTATGCTTTCAAAACAGAAGCCGCATTAAAATTTTTGAAATTTTCAAAAGAGATTTTATTATGAGCGATCTTGTATTTCCTTATTTTTTAGAATACTACGATAAACAAGTTGTCACGATGATTTGTGAAAAATATTCGATGAATGAATTTGAAGCTCTAAGACGATTCATTAAATCAAAAACATACGAGATGCTTTGCGACAAAAACTTTGAAATGTGGTACTACGGATACCCCGCTATTTTTAACATTTGGGAAAGCGAACAGATTACCGGTGACCCTAGAAACTCAAGCTATATTAAAGGAATCTAATGTCAAAAGAAATGGAATACTTTATTTTTTTGCTTGAGCAATACGCCAGATATAAAAGCTCAACCGCAAATAAAATCCTTGAAAAATGGGATGCATTAAATATTACGCAAAAAATTTTTGACAGTTATTGGCGTTATCATACCGAAGCAATCGAAAATGCTTTTGCTGAAATTGATAAGTGGAGCGAAAAATAAAGTATATTCAAACGCATGAAATTTTCTTGTGCCTTTATTTTATTATGCCTTTTCCTTGCCGCTTGTGGAAGCGATTCTTCAAATAATGCCACGGCAGAAATTTCATCTGAAACTTCATCAGCGAAAAATTCTTCTAGCAGTATCGTAAAAGCAGAATCATCCAATTCGCAAAGTTCATCAGACAATGGCGTTTGTACTAGCTGCGATAATTTTACGGCCGCAGATCCTGTGCTTACAAAAAATGGCGGTTACGGTTCTATCACAACATACGGAAGCATCTCTGCAAAAGAAACAAGTTTCGGCGGCGCTTGTAATTACGGACAAACGAATATTCAATATTACGCTGCGATTCATGTGAATGTTTCGCCAGGCGATAATTTAGGACCTTGGCAAGGCGGCGCAATCTGCGGAGCTTGTGTCCGCGTAAAAGCACGAACTCCGGAAGGTTTCAAAGAAGTCACCGTGCGAATTACAGATCGCTGTCCCGATGCAAATTGCGGAGTCGATTTGGGCGGTGCTCCTGCCTACGACATCATGGGCGAAAAAGTTGGCAGATATTCTGGCGAATGGGAATTTGTAAGTTGCGAAAATGTCAAAGGCGTGTGGGGAGATTCCACAAGTGTCTTCGTCAAAGAAGGCGCAAGCGCTTACTGGAGCATTATACAAGTGCGAAATCCAAAAGATGCCGTGAAAGAAATTTCGATTGTAAAAGCAGGCGCAAACGATTTGCCCGAAGCATTAAAATTTGCGACCGAAGCCGAAAACTTTTGGACGGTTCCAAAGTCCGTTCTTCAAAATGATAGCGATTATCTTTTGCAAATTCAATATCGAAGCGGCGCGCCGGACACCTTGAAAATCAAAGGATCCGAGCTTGCTCTTGGTAATGCAAATTATTATATCTGATAAATTTTCCATTTTAAAGATTTTTATTTTTCCGTCATGAAAGTTTTAAGCGAACGCACCAATCATTTTACCGAATCCGTTATTCGCCACATGACCCGCATTGCAAACTCTTGCGGAGCAATCAATTTATCGCAAGGATTTCCCGATTTTGACCCGCCTGCGAAATTGCAAAATCGCCTAGCAGAAGTTGCGCACGAAGGCCCTCACCAGTATGCGATTACAATTGGCGCAAAAAATTTCCGCGAAGCCGTGTGCAAAAAACAAGAACATTTCAGCGGTTTACGTTACGACCCTGAACGTGAAATTGTGATAACTTGTGGCAGCACCGAAGCGATGATGATTACGATGATGTCGGTCTGTAATCCGGGCGACAAAGTGGTAATATTTTCTCCGTTCTATGAAAATTATACCGCGGACACAATCCTTGCTGGCGCAACACCGATTTATGTGCCGCTTTCACCGAAGGATTTTTCGTTTGATGCCAATGTGCTCGAAGATGCGATGAAAGAGCCGGGCGTGAAAGCGCTCATTCTCTGCAATCCGTCGAACCCGAGCGGCAAAGTTTTTACCCGCGACGAACTTAAAATAATTGCCGATCTCGCTATCAAATATGATTTGTATGTAATTACCGATGAAGTTTATGAACATATCGTTTTTGCGCCGAGCAAACATACTTATATGGCAACGCTTCCCGGTATG encodes:
- a CDS encoding SDR family oxidoreductase, which encodes MTFQNKIAVVTGGAQGIGKAIANAFQREGATVEIIDIQKGDYFVGDISKKETLEQFAEYLIQKHGHVDYLVVP
- the budA gene encoding acetolactate decarboxylase; amino-acid sequence: MFPLFQISFLSRLLDGDYDGLISVKQLKEKGDFGVGTFDAIDGEMIVLDGIVYKAKGNGTVEIADDKETVPFANVTFFENSKSYAISKIENYESLIQKLNEIISPKMNRFYVIKLSGAFSKIKVRSEYKQVKPFKPLAVVMKTDETIFDYENLDGDLVGLFCPNFMSSLNSTGWHFHFISNDKQKGGHIIELKMENAKFEFHEIDELELKN
- a CDS encoding nitroreductase — encoded protein: MNEVLKEIKERRSIRKFKSDAIPQEILDQIIEAGLFAANGKGKQNTIMIQVSNKKLRDEISEMNRKIGGWNEGFDPFYGAPCMIIVLAKKDWYNRVYDGSLVMGNLMLAAHSLGIGSCWIHRAREEFETEWGKNFLKSLGIEDEYEGIGHCALGYIEGDTPKPLKRKENRVFYVK
- a CDS encoding GNAT family protein, translated to MNLSDFSFSTLGEYSCDLQSFDCGREDINEFFRNDALQYQDELFGKTYLFSPRDNLNQIAAAFTVANASIFTRLLPNSRQKKVGYEVHHSKNQINYPAVLLGRLGVDRRFSGHNLGLQIIEFVAQWFAGDENKSGCRHLIVDAYNENWLLEFYKKCGLNPIFSSEEQERKYRQIEDSKILQTRLLYRDLILLKRTSKHNVK
- a CDS encoding GNAT family N-acetyltransferase, whose protein sequence is MKLETARLILRPFVLTDASDVLEYLKEPAVNCFQSMKLNSLEDAQKEMQKRTSETEYYFAIVLKDSGKVIGEIDAYPESGEPHTDSPKDTFSPCWMLNQAYQGKGFAFEAAHAFFDYLFSQKGARRIYAYTEDYNTASQNLCKKLGMRFEGLFKEFVSFVKNADGSPRYENTMQWAILKSEWETLRK
- a CDS encoding expansin family protein — its product is MKFSCAFILLCLFLAACGSDSSNNATAEISSETSSAKNSSSSIVKAESSNSQSSSDNGVCTSCDNFTAADPVLTKNGGYGSITTYGSISAKETSFGGACNYGQTNIQYYAAIHVNVSPGDNLGPWQGGAICGACVRVKARTPEGFKEVTVRITDRCPDANCGVDLGGAPAYDIMGEKVGRYSGEWEFVSCENVKGVWGDSTSVFVKEGASAYWSIIQVRNPKDAVKEISIVKAGANDLPEALKFATEAENFWTVPKSVLQNDSDYLLQIQYRSGAPDTLKIKGSELALGNANYYI
- a CDS encoding DUF3990 domain-containing protein is translated as MILYHGSYLKIETPKILRSNRALDFGDAFYTTSDLEQASKWAKISANRNGINQAVVSVFDFDDSKLQNLKFLYFENPNSNWLKLVSSYRSKKLIADELDLIIGPVANDRTFDVIQLYLAEIYNEDETIKRLLPFKLKDQYAFKTEAALKFLKFSKEILL
- a CDS encoding pyridoxal phosphate-dependent aminotransferase; protein product: MKVLSERTNHFTESVIRHMTRIANSCGAINLSQGFPDFDPPAKLQNRLAEVAHEGPHQYAITIGAKNFREAVCKKQEHFSGLRYDPEREIVITCGSTEAMMITMMSVCNPGDKVVIFSPFYENYTADTILAGATPIYVPLSPKDFSFDANVLEDAMKEPGVKALILCNPSNPSGKVFTRDELKIIADLAIKYDLYVITDEVYEHIVFAPSKHTYMATLPGMRERTIECSSLSKTYSITGWRLGYILAAEPIMERIKKVHDFTVVGAASPLQEVAVTAMNFGDEYYRDLQMHYTHMKTLFTDGLRNLGFKFSEPQGTYFVMMDISEFAKNGIIDDNKFCIDMAQKVGVAAVPGSSFFRENVNNLIRFHFAKKDETIIEALNRLENLKKK
- a CDS encoding TIGR04076 family protein, whose amino-acid sequence is MEHRVKVTVLDKKLFPELQQQYCANPTSGKCPCYNVGDEFIFYRNDERDDYWHMGEGTLVKSGKADEGVLESPGTKHCGEKGVPFCSEAWDAISRYIYSALQGGAIMHGWMNDDKVMISCCNDGTRPVIFKIERIDVE
- a CDS encoding NAD(P)H-dependent oxidoreductase; amino-acid sequence: MILYINACVRKNSRTNELALDLLKKLGGEFTERKLDALNLKPHSCESLIYEGEQIAQGNLNDKCFEYAREFAAADTIVIAAPFWDFSFPALLKTYIENIYTIGIVCKYGAQGVMGLCKAKKLYYVVTSGGNFDPRFSFDYIKELCTTQFGIPNVELIKAENLDIDGADVQKILDEAKGKIII
- a CDS encoding DUF3791 domain-containing protein, giving the protein MSKEMEYFIFLLEQYARYKSSTANKILEKWDALNITQKIFDSYWRYHTEAIENAFAEIDKWSEK